A stretch of DNA from Deinococcus aerius:
GAGAGGGCGGTTCGCAGGGCCGCCATCAGGACCGGATTGCGCGCCCCGCCCCCCGCCACCACGATTTCATCCAGGCCGAGCGGCGTGATCCAACGAGCGTAGGCGTCCGCCACCGTTTGCGCGGTGAAGGCCGTGGCGGTCGCCGCGAGGTCGGGCACACTTAATTCGGCGGGCTGGGGGAGATGGGCGAGCGTCCAGACCTCCCGCCCGGTGGCTTTGGGAGGCGGAACTTGCAACTCCGGGTGAGCCAGCCAAGCTGCCAATGTCTCCTCGTGAACCGTGCCCGCCGCCGCCAGCCGCCCCCCTTCGTCGCAGGTCTGCCCGGCCAGCCCCGCAATTTCATCCAGCAGACAATTGCCCGGTCCCGTGTCGAAGGCGAGGACACCCGGTTGCTCCGCTCCGGGCAGATAGGTCAGGTTGCTGATCCCGCCGAGGTTGTGGATGGACCGTCGGATCACGGGCTGTCCGAACAGCGCCCAATCAGCAAAGGGGACGAGCGGGGCGCCCAGCCCGCCCGCCGCGAGGTCCGCCGGGCGGAAGTCGGCCACGACGGGTTTCCCGGTCCGTTCCGCGATCACCGCCGCCTCGCCCAATTGCAGCGTTGCGGCCCGCGCCCAGCCCCGAGCCCCATCAGGGCGGGGATGATGCTGCACCGTCTGCCCATGCGAGGCGATCAGGTCCGCCGAGGCCGCGAGGGGCAGGGCCGCCTCCGCCAGCATCTCGCCCAGCCACCAGTGGAGTTGGGTGAGGTCGGAGGTGCTCGCCTCGTTCCGCATCGCCGCCAGGATCGCGGCCCGCAGTTCAGGACCAAAGGGCGTGAAGACGTGCTCCACCACCCGTCCGCGCGGCACACCTTCGGGTAGGACGGGCTGCTTCCCGCCGCTGCCCACCCCGGGCCAGCCCGGCAACTCCAGCAGCGCCGCGTCGATGCCGTCCGCGCTCGTGCCGCTCATCAGGCCCAGGACGCGGACGCTCACCCGGTCCTCCCGCCGTGCAGCTCCATCACGAAGTCGTAGCGGTCGCCGCGGTAGTGGGCGCGGGCGTGTTCGATGGGCCTGCCGTCCGCCGTCCACGAGACGCGCTCGGTGGCGAGCAGGGCGGCGCCGGGAGACACGCCCAGCCAGCCCGCCAACTCCGGCTCGGCATTCACCGCGCGCAGGTGCCGCACGGCCCGCACCGGACTCAAGCCGCGCGCCGCCAGCAGGCCGTAGAGGCTGCGGTCGGTCACGTCGTCCTCGCTCAGCGGCCCCATCACCGAGGCGGGCAGCGTGCTTTCCTCGACGGCGAGCGGTTCCCCATCCGCCGTCCGCAACCGGCGCACCCGGTACACGGTGTCGGTGGGCGAGAGGGCGAGCGTCATCACCTCCCGGGGCGTGGGGTGCGCGCACTCGAAGCCCAGCACCCGCGCACCCGGGGTCTGCCCCCGCGAGCGGATGTCGTCCGAGAAACCGGTGAGCAGCCCCAGGGGCCGGGGGGCGCGTTCCGGGGCGGGCGCATGGACAAAGGTGCCGCTGCCGTGCCGCCGCGTCAGCAGCCCCTGCTGGGCGAGGAGGGCGAGTGCCTGGCGCACGGTCACGCGCGAGACGCCCAGCGTGCCTGCCAGTTCCCGTTCGGCGGGAAGGGCCGTGCCGTCCGCGAGATCGCCCCCCTCGATCCGCGCGGCGAGGCCCCGGGCCACCTGCACGTAGACGGGCGTGGCGCTGGCGGTGTTCAGCGGAACCACCCAGGGCGGGGAGGAGAGGGACATCCCCCTCACCGTACCACTTCCAGACCAATCGGCGACAGGGGGTTGAAGTGGACTGAAAGTGGTTCTATGCTGAGGCGTCACCTCGACCACAATTCGCCCCGTCTCAGGAGGGTCACGCATGCCTAAATACGTCCAGATCAAGCCCGGTCTCGTCAGCCTGGTCACGCTCGCGCTGCTGGGGGGCGCCCTGGCCGCGCCCAAAAAGGTCACCGGGTACAGCAACCTCGGCATCACGGACGGCAAGCCCGGCGGCACCTACACCCTCGTGTTGGGGGACAGCCCCCAGAGCCTGAACTACTACGGCGTGATCGACAACAACCTGGGCCTGGTCGCCCAGCAACTCTTCGACGGGCTGGTGGAGTTCAACTACGCGAACTACAAGATCGAGCCCGCGCTCGCCGAGTCGTGGACGGTCAGCCCGGACGGCAAGGTGTACACCTTCAAGCTGCGCCAGGGCGTGCGGTGGAGTGACGGCCAGCCCCTGACCGCCGACGACGTGGTGTTCACCTACAAGAACATCATCATGAACCCGGAGGCGCGCGCCGGGGACGCGGGCAACTTCAAGCTCGACGGCAAGGACGTGACGATCAGCAAGGTGGACGCGAACACCGTGCGCTTCACCCTGCCGCGCGCCGCCCCGGCCTTCCTGCTCCAGCAGCGGTACTTCATCATGCCGCGCCACAAGCTGCTCAAGTTCTCCCAGGAGGGCGGCGCCAAGCCCGCCGACATCAACAACGCCTGGCCCAGCAACGTGGCGGAATCCGAGGTCGTCGGCACCGGCCCCTTCCGGCTGGGCAACTACACCGCCGGGCAGAAGGTCAGCCTCGTCAAGAACCCCAACTACTGGAAGGTAGACGCGAAGGGCACCAAGCTCCCCTACCTGAACGGGCTCGACTTCCTGATCATCCGTGATCCCCAGGCGCAGGTCGCGCAGTTCCTGGCCGGGAACATCGACCAGCTCAACATCACCGGGGCGCAGTTCCCCGACATCAAGGGCCGTGAGGTGGCGGGCGCCCCCTTCAAGGTGATCCGCTCGACCGCGCTGTTCGGCTCCCCGCCCTTCATCGCCTACAACTTCGACGCCAAGGACCCGGCACTCGCCAAGGTGTTCAGTGACGTGCGCTTCCGGCGGGCGATGCAGCAGGCCCTCAACCGCCCCCGCATCATCGACACGGTGTACAACGGCCTCGCCAGCCTGCCCGGGCACGGCGTGGCGCCCGCGAACCGGGAGTGGTACGTCAACACCACCCGCCAGCTCGGCACCTTCGACCTTGCGGCGGCGGGCCGGGCGCTCGACGCCCTGGGGCTCAGGGACACCAACGGTGACGGCGTGCGCGAGATCAGCCGCGGCAAGAACCTGGAGTTCGACCTGACGTACGCGACCGACTCCTCGGTCTACCCCGCGATGGCGACCATCCTCCAGAACGACTTTGGCAAGATCGGCGTCAAGGTGAACCTGAGGGGCATCCTCGCCAAGAACCTGCTCTCGACCGGGCTCAGCGGCGACTGGGAGGCCATTCTGCACGCCTTCGGGGACCAGCCCGACCCCGAACTCCGCAAGCCGATCTGGCAGCCGGGCGGCGCCCTGTACTACTGGCACCGCAGCCTCCAGCCCGCGCAGGATGGCGGCACGCCGAACGTGGCCCGCATGTTCCCCTGGGAAAAGGAGATCTACAACATCTTCGACGACGCGGCGACGACCACCGACCGCAGCAAGCGCAAGGCGCTGTACACCCGCTGGCAGCTCCTGTTCGCCCAGAACCTGCCGGTCACGCCCATCGCCAAGCCCGAGAACATCGGCGCGATCAGCAACAAGTACGGCAACTACATCTACAACCTGGGCGTGATTCCGGGCTACAACCCGGTGCCGCTGGTGTACCAGAAGTAAGTGGGCAGTGGGCAGTGGGGAGTGGGAAAAGCGCGGCGAGAGCCAAAAGCCGAAGCCCTAGCTTCCACTGACCACTCCCCACTCACCCCTCACCCCCTATGCTGAACTACGCCCTGCGCCGCATCCTCGGCATGATTCCCACCCTGCTCGTCATCAGCGCGGTGTGCTTTCTCGTGATCAAGCTCCAGCCGGGGAGTTTCACCGACCAGTACCTCGAAGACCCGCGCTTCACCCGCGAGACGGCGGAGGCGATCAGCCGTCAGCTCGGCCTGGACCAGCCTGCCATCGTGCAGTACGGGCGCTGGCTGTGGGGCGTGGTCACCCGCTTCGACTTCGGGTACTCCTTCCTGCAAAACCGCCCGGTCGTCAGCGTGATCGGGGACCTGCTGGGCTGGACCGTCTTCCTGAGCCTGATCACGCTGCTGTTCTCCTGGCTCATCGCGGTGCCGCTGGGGCTGTACACGGCCTTCAACCGGCACGGGGTCGCGGCGAGCATCGCCAACTTCTTCGGATACGTCGGCCTCGCCATCCCCGACTTCCTGGCGGCGCTGCTGCTCGTCGCGCTCGTGCTGCAATTCGGGGGCACGAATGTGGGCGGCCTCTTCAGCCCGGCGTACATCGACGCGCCGTGGTCGTGGGCGAAGGTGGTGGACCTGCTCAACCATCTGTGGATTCCGGTCCTGGCGCTCGGGCTGGAGGGGGTGGCGGGCCTGATGCGGCAGATGCGCGCCTCCACCCTGGACGTGCTGACCCAGGACTACATCCGCACCGCGCGTGCCAAGGGCCTGCCGCAGCACCGGGTGATCTGGCGCCATGCGGTCCGCAACGCGATCAACCCCCTGATCAGCCTGGCGGGGCTCAGCCTGCCCTCGCTCATCAGCGGCACGATCATCGTCAGCATCGTCCTGAGCCTGCCCACCATCGGCCCGCTGCTGTACGACAGCCTGGTGAACAAGGACCAGTACACGGCGCTGACCCTGCTCATGCTGAGCGCCTTCCTGCTGCTCGTCGGCAACCTGCTCGCCGACCTGGCGTTGGCGTGGGCGGACCCGCGCGTGAGGTACACGTGAGGGGGGGTGTGGTCCGTGGTCAGTGGTTAGTGGGAGCTTTGGCTGACAGCTCTCGCCCCGCTTTTCCCACTCCCCACCGGCCTTGCAGAGCCGCGAAGCGGAGGCGTCCATGACCGCCCTCCCCACCACCGACCATACCCCCGCACCCTCCCCTTGGGCGCTCGCTTGGCGGCGTTATCGCAAGTCGCGGCTAGGTGTCATCGGCGGGTGGCTGCTCATCCTGCTGTACGCCTCGGCGCTCCTGTCCCCGTTCCTCGCGCCGTACAACATCACCTCGCAGCACGAGGACCTGGGCTACCAGCCGCCGCAGCGGGTCCACATCGTCCACGACGGGCAGCTCCGCGCCCCCTTCGTCTACGGCTTCAAGCAGGAGCGCGATCCGGTGACCTTCGCGCGCAGGAATGTGGAGGACCGCGAAAACCCCATCCCCATCGGGTTCTTCGTGCGCGGGGAGCCGTACCGCTTCCTGGGTATCCCGTCGAATCTCCACCTCTTCGGCGTGCCCGAGGGGCATTACTTCTTCCCACTGGGCACGGATCAGCTTGGCCGCGACCTGCTGTCCCGCACCCTGGTCGGCGGGCAGGTGAGCCTCACTGTCGGCGTGATCGGGGTGCTGATCTCCTTCGCCATCGGGATCGTGCTGGGTGGAGTCAGCGGGTACTTCGGCGGCTGGGTGGATAACCTGATTCAGCGGGTGGTGGAGGTGCTGCTGAGCTTTCCGCGCCTGCCCATCCTGCTCGCCCTCTCGGCGCTGATCCCCGCACGCTGGCCCTCGACCTGGGTGTACCTGGGCATCGTCGCCGTCCTCGCGCTGATCGGCTGGGCGGGGCTGGCGCGGGTGGTGCGCGGGCAGGTGCTCGCCGCGCGGGGGCTGGAGTACGTGACCGCCGCGCAGGCCATCGGGGCGCGCGACCTGCGGGTGATCCTGCGGCACATCACGCCGAACCTCAGCTCCTTCCTGGTCGTGACGGCCACGCTCGCGCTGCCGGGCTACATCCTGGGCGAGAGTGCCCTGAGTTTTCTCGGCCTGGGCATCAAGGAACCCATGACCTCCTGGGGCCTGCTGCTCAAGGACGCGCAGAACTTCCAGACCCTGCGGCTGTACCCCTGGCTGCTGATCCCCGGCCTCTTCATCTTCCTGGCAGTCCTCGCCTTCAACTTCTTCGGGGACGCCCTGCGCGACGCGGCGGACACCCAGAGCCGGTAGGGCTGTCCCTTGAAGAGCGGCCCTGACGGGTCCCCTTCACCTCCATCATCCCCTCCACCGAAAGGAGACCCACCTGTGCCACGCCTTGCCCGGTTCGCCCCGCTGCTGCTGGCCCCCCTGATCCTCGCCGCCTGTGGACGGCAGACACCCGAAGACACCCGCCCGCTGGAACTGCGCGGCCTGTGGGTGGACGCCTTCGGTCCCGGCCTGAAGACGCCGCAGGAGATCGACACGCTGGTCGCCGACGCGGGGAAGATGAACGTGAATGTCCTGTTCGCGCAGGTCGGGCGCCGGGGGGA
This window harbors:
- a CDS encoding anhydro-N-acetylmuramic acid kinase, which translates into the protein MSVRVLGLMSGTSADGIDAALLELPGWPGVGSGGKQPVLPEGVPRGRVVEHVFTPFGPELRAAILAAMRNEASTSDLTQLHWWLGEMLAEAALPLAASADLIASHGQTVQHHPRPDGARGWARAATLQLGEAAVIAERTGKPVVADFRPADLAAGGLGAPLVPFADWALFGQPVIRRSIHNLGGISNLTYLPGAEQPGVLAFDTGPGNCLLDEIAGLAGQTCDEGGRLAAAGTVHEETLAAWLAHPELQVPPPKATGREVWTLAHLPQPAELSVPDLAATATAFTAQTVADAYARWITPLGLDEIVVAGGGARNPVLMAALRTALSPIPALTFEEVGWAAHGFTGATREAAAFAFLGYARAQGWTNTLPQATGARRAVSAGKYLLPPPRHEEPA
- a CDS encoding GntR family transcriptional regulator; this translates as MSLSSPPWVVPLNTASATPVYVQVARGLAARIEGGDLADGTALPAERELAGTLGVSRVTVRQALALLAQQGLLTRRHGSGTFVHAPAPERAPRPLGLLTGFSDDIRSRGQTPGARVLGFECAHPTPREVMTLALSPTDTVYRVRRLRTADGEPLAVEESTLPASVMGPLSEDDVTDRSLYGLLAARGLSPVRAVRHLRAVNAEPELAGWLGVSPGAALLATERVSWTADGRPIEHARAHYRGDRYDFVMELHGGRTG
- a CDS encoding ABC transporter substrate-binding protein, which translates into the protein MPKYVQIKPGLVSLVTLALLGGALAAPKKVTGYSNLGITDGKPGGTYTLVLGDSPQSLNYYGVIDNNLGLVAQQLFDGLVEFNYANYKIEPALAESWTVSPDGKVYTFKLRQGVRWSDGQPLTADDVVFTYKNIIMNPEARAGDAGNFKLDGKDVTISKVDANTVRFTLPRAAPAFLLQQRYFIMPRHKLLKFSQEGGAKPADINNAWPSNVAESEVVGTGPFRLGNYTAGQKVSLVKNPNYWKVDAKGTKLPYLNGLDFLIIRDPQAQVAQFLAGNIDQLNITGAQFPDIKGREVAGAPFKVIRSTALFGSPPFIAYNFDAKDPALAKVFSDVRFRRAMQQALNRPRIIDTVYNGLASLPGHGVAPANREWYVNTTRQLGTFDLAAAGRALDALGLRDTNGDGVREISRGKNLEFDLTYATDSSVYPAMATILQNDFGKIGVKVNLRGILAKNLLSTGLSGDWEAILHAFGDQPDPELRKPIWQPGGALYYWHRSLQPAQDGGTPNVARMFPWEKEIYNIFDDAATTTDRSKRKALYTRWQLLFAQNLPVTPIAKPENIGAISNKYGNYIYNLGVIPGYNPVPLVYQK
- a CDS encoding ABC transporter permease; translated protein: MLNYALRRILGMIPTLLVISAVCFLVIKLQPGSFTDQYLEDPRFTRETAEAISRQLGLDQPAIVQYGRWLWGVVTRFDFGYSFLQNRPVVSVIGDLLGWTVFLSLITLLFSWLIAVPLGLYTAFNRHGVAASIANFFGYVGLAIPDFLAALLLVALVLQFGGTNVGGLFSPAYIDAPWSWAKVVDLLNHLWIPVLALGLEGVAGLMRQMRASTLDVLTQDYIRTARAKGLPQHRVIWRHAVRNAINPLISLAGLSLPSLISGTIIVSIVLSLPTIGPLLYDSLVNKDQYTALTLLMLSAFLLLVGNLLADLALAWADPRVRYT
- a CDS encoding ABC transporter permease, which produces MTALPTTDHTPAPSPWALAWRRYRKSRLGVIGGWLLILLYASALLSPFLAPYNITSQHEDLGYQPPQRVHIVHDGQLRAPFVYGFKQERDPVTFARRNVEDRENPIPIGFFVRGEPYRFLGIPSNLHLFGVPEGHYFFPLGTDQLGRDLLSRTLVGGQVSLTVGVIGVLISFAIGIVLGGVSGYFGGWVDNLIQRVVEVLLSFPRLPILLALSALIPARWPSTWVYLGIVAVLALIGWAGLARVVRGQVLAARGLEYVTAAQAIGARDLRVILRHITPNLSSFLVVTATLALPGYILGESALSFLGLGIKEPMTSWGLLLKDAQNFQTLRLYPWLLIPGLFIFLAVLAFNFFGDALRDAADTQSR